Genomic window (Paenibacillus sp. PK3_47):
TGCCCGAAGCGTCCGGCAATCTCATACAGCTCCCCTGGAGACAGGGCGTCGAACCAGTTCAGGAATCCGTCCACAGAACGCTCTCCGGGACAGCTCCAGATATAAGGCGATAAGCTGAAGTCACCGGTCATCGTCATAATCTCCCGCATTTTCTGCAGCAGCCTGGGAGCGAACTGTTCCTGAACCTCCCGCACCCAGAGCTTTCCGGCGTCCATAGCGTTATGGTTTTGTTTCCACAGGAATGCGTTCAGACTGGTGATACATTCATACATTGGCGCAAAATCCACTTCAACCTTGTAACTCATCTGATTCCTCGATTCTGTTTTAGTTGGGTATCTCTAATTTGAAGTGATAGTCAAAACGGTTGTGTATTGTTATTTGTTCTATAAATGTAGAACTATTTATTGGTTTTATAATAAACGAATTAATTAGGATTGGCAATAGGAGGAAGAAAAATGTACAGGTGCCGTGGACGGATTAGGCTTGGACAGTACATAGAGTGAAGGCAGCGGTCTAAAGAACGTAAAGTGTAAAGCGTAAAGCGTGGACGGTGGGACATTTGAAGTTGGACAGTAACAGTAGAACGTAGAGTGTGGACCGAAGAATGTAGAGCGAAGACCGTGAAGTGCAAACCGTAGAATGTTGACTGTGAAGCATGGACTGCGGAACGTAGGACGTGGTGCGTGGATATAGAACGTCGAGTGCAAACTGTAGAATGTAGACCGCTGACCGTGAAGTACAAACCGTAGAATGTAGACTGTGAGTATGGATTATAGACGTGGAGCGTGGACTATAGAAACGTGGAACCTAGAGCGTAGAACATAGACCGCAGACCGCAGATCCAGCAGTGCATTTTTCTAACGGACCGAGGATCCCTTATTTACACCAAAATCGCCATGATGAACGGCTAACGGACTTCAGTTCCGTTATGTAGAGCAATTTTTCCTTAAAAGGCATGATCCTGCGGTAATAAGGGAACTACGGTCCGTTAGCTTGAAAAGAGGAGCAAACGCGAGGAAATAACGCCCCTACGGTCCGTTAGCGTATGAGCAGCAGGTTCAGGAAGTTTTTCAGCTATGTCTCCCGGGATACAGTTAGTCTCCACGGATACGGAATAATAAAAAAGCGGAGATCCCGCTGGACGCTGACCGCGTCCAGGGAATCTCCGCTATTTGGTGCTGCTGTGCAGCAGTTACAACGCTTGATGCTGATGGTTAGTTGATGAACTCCAGGAATTTCAGTGTCTTCTCCAGCATAGTTACAGCTTCCGCCCGTGTAGCATTATTCTGTGGTGCGAAGGAGCCGTCCGGTCTGCCTTGGATGATCAGTTCAGCGGCAATTTCCTGTACTGCTGCCTGTGACCAGGCCGGGATCTTCGCAGCATCGCTGAACTTGGCCAGCGCAGCCGGACCGGCAGTCAGGGTTGTGCCGGTATACTTGATGGCTTTGGACAGGATCACTGCCATCTCCTGGCGGGTGATTGGGCTGTTAGGTTTGAAGGTGCCGTCTGTATAACCTGTAATCAGGCCCGCAGCGGCTGCTGTCTGTACGGCATCAGCGTACCATGCGCTTGTGCTGACATCACTGAATGAGGTTCCGCCGCTTACTGTCGCAAGTCCCAGTGAACGTGTGATCAGTGCAGCGAACTCAGCACGGGAGACCATCTTCGATGGTGAGAACTCGGTGCTGCTCGTTCCTGTGATGATCAGTTTGGAGGCCAGAAGATCAATGGCTGCTTTTGCCCAATGTCCAGCGGTATCTCCGAATGTCTTGGAAGACTGGACAACCGTGTAATAGCTGTTGCTGTTTCTAGTGACGCTGACTTCGGTGGTTCCATCGGCCTTGGCCGTGAATACGGAAGGCACGAAGGAAATGGTGCCGGTAGCCGGATCAAAGGATACGGCTGTTGCATTCTGCGGATTCAGCACGGATGGAGCCGTGAGCGTACGCTTCACATAAGTGCTGCCGAAGTTATTCAGCGGCACACTGTTATTACCGGCTTGCGCTGTAATGCCAAATTCAATGACCGGAGCTGCCAATGTAACGGAACCGGCTTGTGCAGTCAGGGCCTGGTTCACGCTGTTGAGCGTATCCGGATCTGCCTTAAGGATTGAGACTGTAATTGTAAAATCACTTGTTCCAAGCTGTGCAGCCAGTGCAGTTCCATTTACGATACCGAGCGGAAGGGAATAAGACGCTCCATCCGTAGTGAACGTAAGAACTGTCGCAGGATTAGCTGCAGCCTGCTGGATCAGTACGCTGGCTGGAAGCACAGCCTGTGTTCCGCCTGCTGAGGAAACCAGCGGGATGACCAGTTCGCTGCTGCCCGCCGGCAGAGCGGCGAACTGTGCTGTCAGAGACTCAGCAGTAAGTGTTGTTACCTGCGGTGAAGCAGAAGGTGCAGGTGTTGCTGTTGCAGAAGGTGCAGGTGTTGATGGCGTTCCGCCATTTCCGCCTCCACCACCCGGAGGATTAGTTGGTGCCGGTGCTGCACCTTTCAGATCCGTAATCCGGCCTTCTGTACCTATATTCACCGTTCCGACTTGTCCCAGATAATCTGTAAACACTTCATAATCCGGCAGGTACAGCTCATAATAACGTCCGTCTGCCTTAGCTGCAGCCAGCGCGCGGTAGAAATCTCCGCCGCCTGCCATGAAGGAGTTCGTAGACAGGATATAGTAAGCATCCAGGTCAATCGGCACATAGCTGCCGTCAGCCTGCTTAATGTCTACTGAAACGATACGCTCTCCTTCCTCCTCCAGCAGATTCGAGGTAGGATTGATCTTTTCCGCCTGCTTCGTGGAGTCATAGGTGTATCTCATACCCGATACCTGGGCAAATCTGCCCTGATCGCCTTCCAATCCACTTACGCTGTTTTCAAGGGAAGAAATGATTTCTTTTCCCGTCACCTTCAGGGCTACCAGACTGTTGGAGAACGGCATAACCGTCAGCACTTCACCGAGTGTAATTTCGCCCTGATCGATGCCGGCGCGGATGCCGCCGCCGTTCTGGATGGAGACAAAGCCTTTAATGGCAGCCAGCTCGCCAGCAGGGAGAAGCTTGCTTACGAGTTCGGTTGCCTTGGTGTTAATACCATCGGCAATGAGATTACCCAGGTTAGTTTCTTCTTTGCGGACCACGCGGGTCATCTTGCCGTCAATCATCCGCTCATAGACCAGTGGAACCTCAGTATTGCCAACAACAGTCTGACGGATTTCCTTCAGCTGGTCGTCATATTTGACCAGCATTTGCTTCGCTGTAGCATCTTCTGCAAATTTGGTTGTATCGATCAGCTTTCCGTTGTACGTAGTGATGACACCTTCATCGTCGAAATTAACATCCAGTTCGCCGAGGTATGTGCCGTATTCACCGGTTTGTACAATCAGTGTCGGCTCGCTGTCCGCGTTAAGGATCACAGGAGCGTCCAGCTTGGTGTGGGAATGTCCGCCGACGATCACGTCAATGCCCGCAACCTCTACAGCCAGTTTTTGGTCAACGCTGTAGCCCAGATGGGACAGGGCAACAATTTTGTTAACGCCCAGTGCCTGCAGGGATTTCACAGTGTTTTCGGCACTGGTCTTGTAATTCTTAAAGCTGATGTTATCGCCAGGTGAAGAAAGGCCCACGGTATCTTCAGTGGTAAGAGCGAGAATGCCAATTTTCTCTCCGTACACTTCTTTAATGACGGATGGATAAATATGACCGTCCTCTACTGGAGTCTCCGAAGTGGAGCCGCCAACGCCGTTCACAAAAATCTCTTTCAGCTCATTATCCTTAGTCGTAAAGTCAATATTCGAGCTGATGAACGGGAAGTTCGCCTGATCGATGAAGGTTCTCAGCGCAGGCAGACCCCTATCAAACTCGTGATTACCAAAGGTCATGGCGTCATATCCGATGTAGTTCATGAATTCCAGATCGGCAAGGCCATTAAATTGGGTGAAATACAGGGTTCCGGAGAACACGTCCCCGGCATCCACCAGGATGGAATTCTCCGTACGCTCCTGCTTGATCGCAGTCATCCGTTTAACAACAGTTTCCAGATGGCTATGCGTGTCATTGGTATGCAAGATGCGCAGGGAGAAGTCCTCATCCGGTGCTGCACCTTTCAAATCCGTAATGCGGCCTTCGAGTCCAACCTTAACCGGCTTGTGTTTAGTCAGATAGGACAGAAGAACCTCAAAATCCGGAAGTCCCAGCTCGTAATAACGTCCGTCAGCCTTGGCTCCAGCAAGAGCACGGTAAAAGTCACCGCCACCAGCCATAAAGGAGTTCGTAGACAGGATGTAGTAAGCGTTCCGGTCAATTGGCGAATAAGACCCGTTTGCCTGCAGGATCTCAACAGATACGATGCGTTCGCCTGTTTGTGTTACCTTACCGGTTACGGAATCAACAATTTCCGGTTTTTTAGTAGAATCAAAGGTGTATTTCATCCCGGAAACCTGAGCAAACCGCCCTTGGTCGGAGCTTAGTCCACTAACGGCATTTTCCAGTGAGGAAATGATTTCTGCACCCGTTACTTTGAGTGCAACCAGGCTGTTGCCGAATGGAAGAGTAGTCAGAACTTCACCCATAGTGATGTCGCCCGTGTCGATGGCTGCGCGAATTCCGCCACCATTCTGAATGGCTACAACGCCTTTAATGGAAGCGAGGTCGCTTTCCGATACAAAGTTAGGCATTAACTCTCTAACCTTTTCTGCAATACTGTCGGCAATCAAGTTTCCGATCGGAGTTTCTTCCTGTCGTACAACGCGAACGGACTTACCGTCGATGATGCGGTTAGTGTAGAGATCAACTTCTGTTGAGCCTACAACTTCGCTGCGGACAGCAGCCAATTCAGCATCATATGGAGCAAGCAGCTTCTTAGCCTCAGCATCCTCTCCGAACAGGTTAACATCAAGCAGCTTACCGTTATAACTCAGAATTTCGCCGTCTTTGTCGAAGGTTACGTCGAGTTCACCCAGAAATTGGCTGTATTCGCCTGTCTGAACAATCAGAACGCTTTTACCGGTTCCTGCATTAACAACCGGAGCCGGAGGATTGTCTATTTTCGTATGCGAGTGTCCGCCGACAATAATATCAATCCCCGGAACAGCTTTGGCCAGCTCCTGGTCAACGGTGTAACCTAGGTGGGTAACCGCGATGATCTTATTGATACCTTGAGCTTCAAGCATTGCTACGGTATTCTTTGCACTTTCCACATGGTCTTTGAAGCTGATTTTGTCTCCGGGAGAAGCCAGTCCCACGGTATCCTCGGTTGTTAAGCCGAAAATGCCGATTTTCTCACCGTAGACGTCTTTGATGACAGCCGGATAAATGTTGCCGTCCTTGGCTGTACTCTTTGTGTCGTCCGTTTCAATGGTCCCGATAGAATTGTGGAACAGCTCAGCAAGCTCGCTTTTTTTCGTCGTAAAGTCAATATTCGAGCTGGCAAAAGGGAATTTTGCAGCCGTTACGAAGTTTTTCAGTACTTCCGGCTGGTCTTTGTTCAGGTCAAATTCGTGATTACCAAAGGTCATGGCGTCATAACCGATGTTATTCATGAATTCGATGTCAGCCTGCCCCTTGAATTGGGTGAAATACAGGGTTCCAGAGAAAACATCCCCGGCATCCAGCAGCACCGTGTTACCTGTCCGTTCACTGCTGATTGCGGACGTGCGCTTCGTTACATTTTCAAGATGGCTGTGTGTATCATTGGTGTGCAGTACACGCAGGTTGAAGTTGTCTGTTCCGAAGTCAATTTGCGTCAGCAGCGGATCATGGTCGCTTACGCGGCCTTCTTCCTCCTGGAAGTCGGCATTAATATGCACAATATCCAGCTTGGACCGGCTTGCCAGTCTGTTATTAACCAGCATGTGATCCAGGGTCTGAGAATTACCCTCGTAGATGTAAGAGTAACGTTCACCTAAAGGCAAAGTATCGATCAGGTTAGTCAATGCACTGCCTTTCAGGGTTTTCAGTGTGTTGGAGAACTGGAAGTCATTCAGGTCGCCAAGCACAACAATGTTAGCTTCAGGGTTTTTGGCCAGTACATCGGAAACAAAGCCGTTCACAACTGCAGCGATTTCCGCCCGCTGGGCTTCACTTCCTTTAACCGGAGGCTGCACGCTGCCGTATAGACCTGTATCTCCTGTCTTTGAATTGAAATGATTGGCAATCACCAGCACTTTCTCATTATTAAAAATAAATTCGGCCGCAAGCGGCTTACGGGAGTTGCTGAACGCAGGGTTAGCTGGATCGATCCGACCCGGGTTCATAGTGAGTCCACCAGCTTCGGTATAACCAGTAGCTGTTGTTGCATCACCTTTGGTCGCGGCCGGAGGCAGGGAGACCCGTGCGGTATTGTAAATAAATCCTGCACGGATATTGGCTCCCGGTGCGCCGCCGTCCATATTATTAACAGGTGCTATGTCGGTATAGGCGTAGGTCGGTCCGCCTTCCTGTTTGATCGCCTCAATGAGTGCGTTATAGCTCTCGCTGGCATCAACGACTCCAGTGTTGTCGGCGCCATCATTATCCTGAATTTCCAACAGGCCGACGATATCCGGAGTTTGCAGATTGCCTACAATCGCTTTGGCCACATTGGTGATTTTTGTGGAGGAGTTTTTCTTTGAGAAATTCTCCACATTAAAAGAGGCGACAGTCAATTTGTCTTCTCCTGCGATCAATGCAGTGGTTTCGCGTTCAATGGATGTTCCGGCACTTACTGCGGGCAAGTCTCCGTCCGGACGCACTTTGAAGTTGCCGTAATCATATCCTAGGATACCTGTGATATTGCCGCTGAATACTTGTCCTGTTTTGACAGGGTTGGCAGGTTTCTTGGCAATCAGAATACGCTGTGGATTATAATCAGCTCCAGTAAGAACCAGGCCGCCTGCCGGCGAGCTGACTTCTGTTGTGCTGGCGCCGTTGTTAACAGTAACCGGGATTTCGTAATCATAAGGCCCGATAATCTGCGGGTTATTAAGCTGGACACGCATACCTTCAAGACTCTCGTAGAAGTCTAGCGAATATTTTGAAGGGTCAAGCTCTTTCGTCAAACCGCCGGAAATGGCAGCCGTGGGGATTGTCCGCCCGCCTGTGCCGAGAATTGTAGCTGCCGGAAGTGCGTTTCCGGAAGAAATAATAGCAGCCTGAGATGCTGCAATTTCTGTGGTCAGGAGATCAGAAGCGTCTTCATAGCCGCTCTCTTTATATTCCTTAACAAGTCCGTCCACAAGCACGGAATCGCCAACCTTTACAGTATTACCGGGGAGATATACCATAATGGCTTCAGAAGTCCTTACATCGTTGTCGGGGGTAGCGGTTTGAATATAAAATGTGCTGCCGCTCTTATAAGTTACAATCCCCTTAACGCCTTGTACCAGCTGCCCCGCATAAGGCGAGGATTGGTATGTACCCTGGATTTGGGGAATTGAGAGTCCGCTAAGTGCTTCCTCGGTCGTATAGCTGAACTGGGAAATATCACTGTCAGCTTTTCCTTCTTCTTTGGACAAGGCTTTTATAAGAACACTGTCATCTTGTAAAAGAATCGGGGTGCTGTACAAGGTGTAATCAGCTATGGCTGTAGGGCTGCCGTTTGCATATACACTATAGTATACGCTTGCAGTTACACTGCTGGTGGACAGGGAAAGTGAAGTGCCCTTGCCTACAAGCTGCCCGCTTGCAATAGAAGCTGTAACAGCAGGAGCCTTGGCATTGTCTACAGCGGAAGTACGCGGGTCCGGTGCTTGTACAATAAAGTCAGCAGCGTTGGTATCGGTATCTAATCCGCGGTTTCCTTGTGGCAGTAGGAGAGATTCCTTACGTACGGCTGCACTGCTGTTAGTCAGAGCTTTGGTACCACCGCTTCCTGGTGGACCTTCATATTCGTTGGTTTCACCGTAGCCGACAAGATCGATCCGGTTTCCGTCTTTATCAAGCAGATCAACCTTGCCTTCCGCACCGCCCAATGTCAGTGTGCCAACCATATTCGGGGTAGGTAAATCATCGGTTCCGCCGGCTCCTGCAGATTGCTGAATCAGATAGTAGCCTTTTGCAGGAATGATCCCTGACAGTGTAGTCCCTGAATTGTTGAAAGTACTTGTCTTGGCTGCGTACCTGACCTTCCATCCAGTCAAATCGATAGCTGCATCAGTAGGATTGTAGAGCTCGATGAAATCATTTTTGTACTTGGCTCCGGAGTTTCCTCCGCCGCCATACACCTGGGAGATCACGGGAGCGCTGTTATCCTGGGCCGCAGAAGCGGTTTGCGGGGCGGGTAAGGCGATTCCGCTAACCAGCAAAAATGAGAGTGCTGCCGAGCCCCATTGCTTTCGCCTGGACGAAATGTTCATTTGTTCGAATCTTCTCCTCTCGGTTAAGAAAATATCAACCTACTGCCAGTCTAGCATTCATTTGTTAAATGATAGGTTGTCTATCATTAATATATATTAAACGGTGGTTGAATAACATAGATTTTTTGGTAGTTTTGTTTAAGTGCATAAAAATCAATGATTTATTTCTCAAAACATGCATGATAATACGTATATTCACTGAAAAACTTGATTTATATTTAATATTTATAAACTATTAAATGTTAAGTATATGTTATATCTATGTAAAAAGATCATTAAAAAATCCCCTGGCTTGCATAGGGCCAGGGGATTTAGTCTCCGAGTATCCGCACAAAATGATCTTTCGTCAACGATTAAGGTATTGCTTGCCGCCTAAATAAGGCCTTAGCGCAGCCGGTATATAAACCGACCCGTCCTCCTGCTGATGATTCTCCAGCAGCGGGATCAAAATCCGGGGAGTGGCTACCGCAGTGTTGTTCAGCGTATGGCAGTACTTCAGGCGGCCGTCTTCATCCCGGTAGCGGATGCCTGAACGCCGGGCCTGAAAGTCATGCAGATTCGAAGCCGAGTGTGTCTCGCCGTAGGCTCCTCTGCTGGGCATCCAGGTCTCAATGTCATACTGCTTATGCGTCTTCAGCGCCATATCTCCGCTGCATACGGCAACTACGCGGTAAGGCAGCTCCAGCAGCTGAAGGATGTGTTCCGCGTTGGCCAGAATCTCCTGGAGCATCCGCTCCGAGGTATCCGGGTCATTTTTACATAGTACCACCTGTTCAATCTTCGAAAATTGATGGACCCTGTACAGGCCGCGGACGTCGCGTCCTGCCGAGCCTACTTCACGGCGGAAGCAGGTCGACATTCCGGCAAGCCTCATAGGCTCACCAAGATCAACAATTTCATCACTGTATAATGATACAAGCGAAACTTCCGAGGTTCCGGCCAGCCAGCGGTTGTCTCCGCCCAGCTCATAAGTCTGATCCTTGCCGCCGGGGAAGAATCCGGTCCGTTCCAGTGCCTCCGGCCGGACAATGACCGGCACATCCATCGCGGTAAAGCCGCGCTCTGCCAGCACATCCAGTGCCAGGCGCTGCACGGCAAGGTGCAGCAGGAGGCCGTTCCCTTTAAGAACGTAACTGCGCGAACCGCCGGCTTTGACTCCGCGCGGAATGTCGATGATATCGTGGAGCTCGCCGAGTTCCACATGATCGCGCGGCGTAAAGCTGAATTCCGGCGGATTTCCATGCTGCCGCAGCTCCACGTTCTCACTGTCATCGGCGCCGATTGGCGTATCGGCCGACACCGGATTTGGCGCAAGCAGCAGCAGGTCGCTGCAGCGCTGTTCGGCTGCGGTTAGCGCAGCTTCCAACGTACCCAGCAGGCGGTTGATTTCCCGCACCTGTTCTTTCGCCCGCTCCCCCGCAGCAGTATCGCCCTGGCGCAGCCGCTGCTCTACCTCTTTGGTCAGCGCGTTCCGTTCCGCCCGGTGCTGCTCCGTCTCCCGCAGCAGGCTCCGGCGTTTGTCATCACACTCCAGCAGCTCATCCAGCGGAAAATCCACCTTTTTCCATATCACCGTATTTCTCACGAGCTCTTCATTTTCCCTGATCCAGTTCATGTCCAGCATGCCGCATTCGCTCCTTTTGTCTGAAAAAATACAAAAAACGCCCTCATCCATGGGACGAGGAGCGTCAGCTCGCGGTGCCACCCAGGTTGACCAAACTCCGGTAGGTCTTACTTGCACGGAATCTGATCCTCTTTGGTCTTCGCGGTAACGGGCGAAACCCGGTAAACTTAGGAAGCAACGGAATTGCTCCGGTCGCAGACGCCTCACGGTTGGATGCCGGTCATTGGCCTGATCGGGATGTGATATTGCCGTTTATTATAGCGCAGAGGACTGGGGTCTGCAAGGGCTTTTAGCGTTTGACAAAATTCCTTGCGCTCTGATAGGATTATTACTAATTTGAAGTAATGGGGCCGGGATAACCGGATATTTTATTATAAATTGAAGAGAAAGAAGAGGTGCGAGCATGGCGAAAATAGTTGTGATTAACGGAACACCCTCCCTGGTCTCACGGATCAATGCGGTGATTGAGTATGCAGAGGCTGATTTGCGCGGACGCGGATTTGAGGTGGAGCGGATCAATGTAGCCGAGCTCCCGGCAGAGGATCTGATTCATACCAAATTTGAAAGCGAACATATCGTCAAAGCCAATGGCCTGGTTGCTGAAGCGGATGCGGTTATCGTCGTCAGCCCGGTGTACAAAGCTTCCTATACAGGTGTGCTGAAAACCTTCCTGGATCTGATTCCGCAAAAAGGCCTGGCCGGCAAAATTGCCCTCCCGCTCTTTATGGGCGGCAGTCTGGCGCATCTGCTCTCCATCGATTATGCGCTGAAGCCGGTGCTGTCCGTGCTGGGCGCACGCCATATTCTCGGCGGTGTATATGCGGTCGATTCCCAGGCTGTGCGCAATGACCAGGGTGTCGTTGAACTGGCAGAGGAGCTCAAGCTGCGTCTGAACAGCGTGCTGGAGGAGCTGGCGGAAGAAACAGCGCATAAAGCCGGACGCAAGGCAGGAGAGTAACTGATGCCCCGGTAACTGCTTACGAGTCAAAAACAGACCCCGACCTCCACAGGCAGTGGAGATTGGGGTCTTTAGTTTGTTAACCATACCAGCCAGCTGAACCCGGGGTGAAGGTGCAGCTTGTGCCGATAACCCTAAGTGGAAATTTTCCAGCTTATTCTTAGGCAAATACGGATATTACAAATCTAGTTGGAAAAACTCCACTTCATTTTACTGAATAAGTCTCGAAAGGCCTTTATCCGCTCAAATAGCTGGAGAATTTCCAACTAAAGCTCATAAATCATGAAAAAGGATAGAAATAGGTTGAGGAAATCCAACTAGGGCCCCTGCAGCATTCGCAGCCGAAGCTAACTTTGCCACAACTCCCTAGAGTTTCCAGAGACACGATGTTAAACCGGACACTTCAATCCACATGCATGCAATAGTCCGTCACTCACCCGTCCAGTAAGGTCCCATCACAAATCGTCAAAACCGTTATCGTCGCCCACTTTACCGTAGTTCCGGGATTTTGCTTCAAAAAAGTCCGTTTTCGTCGCATTCAGCGCCTCGTCGGAGAAAGGCTTGATCCAAGGCATGCAGTTCACGTCTACGCCGCTGTAGGCTTTGTCCAGGCCCATCAGGGTCAGGCGTTTGTTGGCGATATATTTGATGTAGTCACCGAGTTCGTTCAGGTCAATGCCCCGTACATCCGTCAGCGTGTAGTGGGCCCAGTTCGTCTCCAGCTCGACAGCGCGGTCGATGGTACGGTACACATAATCCATATTTTCCGGCGTGTTCAGTTCAGGGAAGTCGATCAGCAGCTGCTTGAATACCTCGGCAAAAAAATAGCAGTGCTGATTCTCGTCACGCTGAATGTAGGAGATCATCTGGCTGGTCGCCATCATTTTCTGGTCACGGGCCAGATTGTAGAAGAAGGCAAAGGTACTGTAAAAGAAGATCCCCTCCAGAATCAGATCAGCCACCAGTGCGCGGAAAAAAGTATGCTTCGACGGCTCGTCACGGAATTCCTGATAAATGTCCGAGATGAACTGGTTGCGCTCCAGCAGCACCGGATCATGCTTCCAATATTCAAAGATCTCCTTCTGCTCACGGTCAGACACGATTGAAGAGAGGACGTAGGAATAGGACTGGTTGTGCACAACCTCCTGCTGCCCGATAATCGCCGAAATTGCCTCCAGGGAGGAGTCGGTAAAATAACGCTTCACGTCGCCGACGAACATCGTCTGCATGGAGTCCAGCACGGCCAGCAGGGCGATGTTAATCTTGAACACCCGCTGTTCCTCCGCTTCAAGCAGCGGAAACTGCTGGGCATCCTTGGACATTGG
Coding sequences:
- the serS gene encoding serine--tRNA ligase, which translates into the protein MLDMNWIRENEELVRNTVIWKKVDFPLDELLECDDKRRSLLRETEQHRAERNALTKEVEQRLRQGDTAAGERAKEQVREINRLLGTLEAALTAAEQRCSDLLLLAPNPVSADTPIGADDSENVELRQHGNPPEFSFTPRDHVELGELHDIIDIPRGVKAGGSRSYVLKGNGLLLHLAVQRLALDVLAERGFTAMDVPVIVRPEALERTGFFPGGKDQTYELGGDNRWLAGTSEVSLVSLYSDEIVDLGEPMRLAGMSTCFRREVGSAGRDVRGLYRVHQFSKIEQVVLCKNDPDTSERMLQEILANAEHILQLLELPYRVVAVCSGDMALKTHKQYDIETWMPSRGAYGETHSASNLHDFQARRSGIRYRDEDGRLKYCHTLNNTAVATPRILIPLLENHQQEDGSVYIPAALRPYLGGKQYLNR
- the ssuE gene encoding NADPH-dependent FMN reductase, with amino-acid sequence MAKIVVINGTPSLVSRINAVIEYAEADLRGRGFEVERINVAELPAEDLIHTKFESEHIVKANGLVAEADAVIVVSPVYKASYTGVLKTFLDLIPQKGLAGKIALPLFMGGSLAHLLSIDYALKPVLSVLGARHILGGVYAVDSQAVRNDQGVVELAEELKLRLNSVLEELAEETAHKAGRKAGE
- a CDS encoding ribonucleotide-diphosphate reductase subunit beta, giving the protein MQLQKIFNTEAPNKSTRIIDGECSGILNWNDIRMPHMYKLYKVLLLNHWIADEIPMSKDAQQFPLLEAEEQRVFKINIALLAVLDSMQTMFVGDVKRYFTDSSLEAISAIIGQQEVVHNQSYSYVLSSIVSDREQKEIFEYWKHDPVLLERNQFISDIYQEFRDEPSKHTFFRALVADLILEGIFFYSTFAFFYNLARDQKMMATSQMISYIQRDENQHCYFFAEVFKQLLIDFPELNTPENMDYVYRTIDRAVELETNWAHYTLTDVRGIDLNELGDYIKYIANKRLTLMGLDKAYSGVDVNCMPWIKPFSDEALNATKTDFFEAKSRNYGKVGDDNGFDDL
- a CDS encoding 5'-nucleotidase C-terminal domain-containing protein, with protein sequence MNISSRRKQWGSAALSFLLVSGIALPAPQTASAAQDNSAPVISQVYGGGGNSGAKYKNDFIELYNPTDAAIDLTGWKVRYAAKTSTFNNSGTTLSGIIPAKGYYLIQQSAGAGGTDDLPTPNMVGTLTLGGAEGKVDLLDKDGNRIDLVGYGETNEYEGPPGSGGTKALTNSSAAVRKESLLLPQGNRGLDTDTNAADFIVQAPDPRTSAVDNAKAPAVTASIASGQLVGKGTSLSLSTSSVTASVYYSVYANGSPTAIADYTLYSTPILLQDDSVLIKALSKEEGKADSDISQFSYTTEEALSGLSIPQIQGTYQSSPYAGQLVQGVKGIVTYKSGSTFYIQTATPDNDVRTSEAIMVYLPGNTVKVGDSVLVDGLVKEYKESGYEDASDLLTTEIAASQAAIISSGNALPAATILGTGGRTIPTAAISGGLTKELDPSKYSLDFYESLEGMRVQLNNPQIIGPYDYEIPVTVNNGASTTEVSSPAGGLVLTGADYNPQRILIAKKPANPVKTGQVFSGNITGILGYDYGNFKVRPDGDLPAVSAGTSIERETTALIAGEDKLTVASFNVENFSKKNSSTKITNVAKAIVGNLQTPDIVGLLEIQDNDGADNTGVVDASESYNALIEAIKQEGGPTYAYTDIAPVNNMDGGAPGANIRAGFIYNTARVSLPPAATKGDATTATGYTEAGGLTMNPGRIDPANPAFSNSRKPLAAEFIFNNEKVLVIANHFNSKTGDTGLYGSVQPPVKGSEAQRAEIAAVVNGFVSDVLAKNPEANIVVLGDLNDFQFSNTLKTLKGSALTNLIDTLPLGERYSYIYEGNSQTLDHMLVNNRLASRSKLDIVHINADFQEEEGRVSDHDPLLTQIDFGTDNFNLRVLHTNDTHSHLENVTKRTSAISSERTGNTVLLDAGDVFSGTLYFTQFKGQADIEFMNNIGYDAMTFGNHEFDLNKDQPEVLKNFVTAAKFPFASSNIDFTTKKSELAELFHNSIGTIETDDTKSTAKDGNIYPAVIKDVYGEKIGIFGLTTEDTVGLASPGDKISFKDHVESAKNTVAMLEAQGINKIIAVTHLGYTVDQELAKAVPGIDIIVGGHSHTKIDNPPAPVVNAGTGKSVLIVQTGEYSQFLGELDVTFDKDGEILSYNGKLLDVNLFGEDAEAKKLLAPYDAELAAVRSEVVGSTEVDLYTNRIIDGKSVRVVRQEETPIGNLIADSIAEKVRELMPNFVSESDLASIKGVVAIQNGGGIRAAIDTGDITMGEVLTTLPFGNSLVALKVTGAEIISSLENAVSGLSSDQGRFAQVSGMKYTFDSTKKPEIVDSVTGKVTQTGERIVSVEILQANGSYSPIDRNAYYILSTNSFMAGGGDFYRALAGAKADGRYYELGLPDFEVLLSYLTKHKPVKVGLEGRITDLKGAAPDEDFSLRILHTNDTHSHLETVVKRMTAIKQERTENSILVDAGDVFSGTLYFTQFNGLADLEFMNYIGYDAMTFGNHEFDRGLPALRTFIDQANFPFISSNIDFTTKDNELKEIFVNGVGGSTSETPVEDGHIYPSVIKEVYGEKIGILALTTEDTVGLSSPGDNISFKNYKTSAENTVKSLQALGVNKIVALSHLGYSVDQKLAVEVAGIDVIVGGHSHTKLDAPVILNADSEPTLIVQTGEYGTYLGELDVNFDDEGVITTYNGKLIDTTKFAEDATAKQMLVKYDDQLKEIRQTVVGNTEVPLVYERMIDGKMTRVVRKEETNLGNLIADGINTKATELVSKLLPAGELAAIKGFVSIQNGGGIRAGIDQGEITLGEVLTVMPFSNSLVALKVTGKEIISSLENSVSGLEGDQGRFAQVSGMRYTYDSTKQAEKINPTSNLLEEEGERIVSVDIKQADGSYVPIDLDAYYILSTNSFMAGGGDFYRALAAAKADGRYYELYLPDYEVFTDYLGQVGTVNIGTEGRITDLKGAAPAPTNPPGGGGGNGGTPSTPAPSATATPAPSASPQVTTLTAESLTAQFAALPAGSSELVIPLVSSAGGTQAVLPASVLIQQAAANPATVLTFTTDGASYSLPLGIVNGTALAAQLGTSDFTITVSILKADPDTLNSVNQALTAQAGSVTLAAPVIEFGITAQAGNNSVPLNNFGSTYVKRTLTAPSVLNPQNATAVSFDPATGTISFVPSVFTAKADGTTEVSVTRNSNSYYTVVQSSKTFGDTAGHWAKAAIDLLASKLIITGTSSTEFSPSKMVSRAEFAALITRSLGLATVSGGTSFSDVSTSAWYADAVQTAAAAGLITGYTDGTFKPNSPITRQEMAVILSKAIKYTGTTLTAGPAALAKFSDAAKIPAWSQAAVQEIAAELIIQGRPDGSFAPQNNATRAEAVTMLEKTLKFLEFIN